Sequence from the Wielerella bovis genome:
GCAGCGAAACCAATCGCGTATCACACGTTTCATAAAATTGCGCCGATTGGCACGTTTGGCAGCTTTTTTGCTGACTACCAAGCCTAATCGTGCATGTCCAAACGCGTTATTATCCGATTGCATAACTTGAATCAAGGAGCGCGAACGCTGTTTTTTGAATGCAAAAACGGAAGAAAAGTCTTCCGTTTTCAGCAATCGGTACGCTTTGCCGAAGCGGTTATCCAATTACACAGCCAAGCGTTTACGACCTTTGGCACGGCGTGCTGCCAAAACTGCGCGACCGCCGCGAGTTTTTGAACGAACCAAGAAGCCGTGAGTGCGTTTGCGTTTGGTAACAGAAGGTTGATAAGTGCGTTTCATGTTGGGTTTCCTAAATCGTTAAGGGAAAAATTAAACGCGTGATTAAACCTGTTTTTAGGTGTTTTGTCAATCAAAATAAATGTTTCAGGCTGCGTTTTGTGTTTTGGCAAGTAGGGGTAAGCCTGTTGCTGTACTGATTTTTTCTGTGGGGTAGTGATAGTTTTTGCATAGGATAATCTCGCAATGTCATTGGGTGCAAACCTTGATAAACACAAGGCTTACGCCCAATTTGTTCAGTTAAATTAGACGTGGCAGCTTTTTCACAAAAATGCGAAAAAATGAGCAAATTTCAATCATAAAACTATCACAAAATGCGTAAAATTAAACGCGGTTTAAGCACTTTTTAAATCATGCTTAAACCGCGTTTAAATTTTCATTACAATAGTCGCCCCAGCCATACCACACGTCCAATCACCGCAAAATTTTCATCATCTAAATTGATTTCAAACGGTGGATATTCAGGGTTCGCGCTGATAATAACCACTTTGTTTACCAGACGCTGCAAACGTTTCACAAACACATCATTTCCAAGACGAATGGCATACAAGCCATCATGTGGCTCAACTTGGGTATGGTCTATCAAAATGGTATCTTTATCATTGAAAACATTGACCATACTGTCGCCTTTGACTTTCACAACCGACAACTTATCCAATGGCGCACGCACAAATCGGCGTAGCCAATCCGCACGAAATGCCAACGAATGTGTAGGCTCTTCACTTTCTACCCAAGAACCACGCCCAGCAGATAATTCCACATTGTAGTAAGGGATGAACACAAAATCATCAATGTCCACAGGATTACCGCGTGTATCACATAAGCCATTGATGCCATTTACAGAAGCTCGTTCCTTACGTTTATTGGCTTGCAATAAAGCAAGTAATTCATCCGTTTTATGTAAGCTGTTTTGGAATGCAGCCTGCATTATTACATCTTCATTTTGTTGCACAGATTCTGGTGTTTGATTGGGGTATTGCGCCCCTTCGCCTGTGGCGAGCCATTGTACGTTTACGCCTGCGGCGCGTGCCAGTTTCACTAAATTGGACATTTGTGGGTCAGATTCACCAGTAAGCCAGCGTTTTGCGGATGGTGGCTTGATGCCAGCTTGCCGAGCCAGTTCTGAAACATTCCCATTAAAAATTTTCAAGACTTCTGCCATTCTCTCGGCAAATTCAATATTTACATCCATAATTTAAGTTTAACCTTTTCTTAAAGTAAAGTTTAACGTTAAAGTTAGACTTTATTTTCCATTAAAATCAAAATATTAAAGAAATAAGTTCAATTTATTAAAGATTAACCTAAAAAATCACTTGCGTAGTTAAACTTAAACCTTTAATATTCACACATCTGTTAAACAAATTTGTTAAACAGATGTGTTTAACAAACGTAGGAATTGATTATGCAAAAAAATTCAGCCAAACAAACACCAAAAGATTGGCATCGTGCTGATGTAGTTGCTGCCTTAAAACGTAAAGGTTGGACGGTTCGCGCTTTATCCAGAAGACATCAATTATCCGAATATACACTTTATACCGCACTTGACCGTTCTTACCCAAAAGGAGAACGGATTATTGCGGAAGCACTGGGATTAAGTGTTCAGGACATCTGGCCTGAACGTGAAGCCAAACGTCAATTTCAACCCAGTTTGCAAAGTGTTTCTATCGCATAGCTGTTCATTTTAATGTAAACCTTCATAAAAATCACGAGAAAGTTAATTATGAAGTCATTATATTCAAATCATACTGCTTTTTTGAGTGCGGCAGAGTTGGCAAAAATGAGTTTACCTAGTTTGCCCAAAACACCAAAAGGCATTGCTGAAAAAGCAAAAAGGGAAAAATGGGCAACCCGAAAACGGGCAAAAATCGGTGGCGGTTTGGAATTTGCCGTATCCAGCTTACCCAGTTTGGTGCGTTTGGAAATTGAGCGTCAGCAAGCCAATCAACTGAACCAGCAACTCATACAGTTGGAACAGCCCAATTCAGGCAGCCTGAACGCCCCAAAAGCAAAAAAATCCCGCGCCAAATCAAAAGATTTGCCAACCGTCCACAGACCCGAAGACACACAACTGGCTTTGGATTTGGCAGACCCCAACACCGCAGTCAAAAGTTTGAATTTCAAACAAAAAGACTGCGCCAATGCGCGAATGGCGATTGTGGCAGATGTGTTGAGCATAGGAGATACGCTGAATTTGTCGCAAAACCAAGCCGTAGCCTATTTTTTGGAACAAATGCGCGAAGGCACTTTGCCCGAGCGAATCGCGCATTTAATCCCGATTGCCAATGCGCGGAGCAACAACAAACGCGATTTGTCCAAGCGCACTTTAATGGGCTGGGTTTTGAGCTATAAACAGGCGGACAAATCGCCCAATGCCAAGCTGCTCGCCCTTGCGCCACGCGCCACCAAAATAGAAAGCTCGCCTTTGGCATTGTGGTGGATGCGCGATTTTATGCACATTCATCGTGTGCCTCAAAAACCGAAATTGGCGCACAGCTACGAAAAGTTCGTCAAACTTTATCAACAAAAACAGGATTTTGATATGAAACTGTTACCCAGTCTTGATGCGGTTCGTCATGCGTGGAAAAAGCTGCCTGAAATCATTCGGGAACGCGGTCGGCGCACAGGTTCGCAATACAAACAGCTTTTGCCCTATGTGAAACGCGATTGGACAACCCACATCAACCCCAACCAAGTGTGGATTATTGACGGACACAGTTTCAAGGCTCGCGTTCGCCACATGGAACACGGTCAGCCCTTTGTGCCTGAAATCACGTTTGTGATTGACGGTTGCACACGCAAAATTGTCGGTTTTTCCATTGCGTTGGCGGAAAGCAGTAAGGCGGTTGCCGATGCCTTGCGTATGGGTTTGCGACACGGTGGTTTGCCCGTCATCATCTATTCGGATAATGGCAAGGGCGAATTGACGGGTTTGTGTCCGCGTTTGGACATCACGCACCAAACAGGGATTGCAGGTAGCCCACAAGGGCGTGGCGTGATTGAAGGCTTGTGGGACAGCACCTTGATTAAACAAGCGAAAACCTATCCCACCTATCACGGCAAAGACATGGACACAAGTGCAGGGCATTTGATGTATCGCAAAACCGAAAGTTGGGCGAAAGCCGAACGAGACGGCAAAAAGCTGACCGATGAACAGCAAAAATACAAGGCGATGTGTCCGACTTGGCAACAATTTTACACAGATTTGTTGGCAACGATAGACGAGTACAACCACAGACCGCATCGCACTTTGCCCAAAAAAGACAATGGCGAGCACTACAACCCCACCGAATATTGGGCGTATCGCATGGCGCAAGTGCCGATTGACGAGCAGCCTGAAATTTTGTCGGAAGACGAATTGGCTTTATTGGAACGCAGCATGGACATTCGCACGCCGTATCGCGGTTGGATACGTTTCAACAATCAAGGCTATTTTTTGGCGGATTTGGCGCAACACGAAGGCGAAAAAGTGCTGATTGCATACGATTGGGACAAACCGCAAGACATTGTGGTTTACCACTTGGACGGTCGCTTAATTGGCACGGCGATTTTGAATGGCAATACACGCGATGCCTTCCCGAATGTGAAGAGCATGGCGCAAACTCAAAAAGAAAATCGCGCCAAAACCCAAATCACACGCCTGAAAAACAAAGCCAAGCGCATTGAAATGGATTTGAACGGTGGCAACATCATTGAAAGCACGCCTGATTTTGGCAAATGGCTGCCTGATTTGGTGGCAACCAATGATGTGGATTTTGCCAAAATTCCAGCCGTTGAAACGGTGGAAGTTTGGGAAGCTGAATCTGAACAGCCCAAAAAGAAATATCTGCCTTTTTGATTTTTAAACCCCTTTAAAGGAACTTTAAAATGACTTTGCAAGAACAACTGAACCAATTTATGCAAGCCCACAATATCAAACAAGAAACCGTTGCGCGTGGCGTGGGTGTGTCTAGTGCAGTGATTAGCCAATGGCGACAAGGCAAATACATGGGCAACAACGAAGAAGTGGATGCCAAAGTCACCGCATATTTAGAACGCGAACTGGGTAAATTGTCCAAGCCTGAATTGACGCAAGTGTTTGTGAATACGACCACCGCGCAAAAAATGCTGGATATGTTGCGCTTAACCCATTTGTCGCGTGAAAACGGTTTGCTGTATGCCCAAGCAGGCACGGGCAAAACCACCACCATTCGTCATTACGCACAACAATATCCCGATGTGATTTTGATTGAAGCGGACGTTACCGACACGCCATCGGTTGTGTTGAAAAACATTGCCAAAAAAATCGGCACAAGCACATCAGGCAGCCTGAACGATATCAAAGAAGGCATTTTGGAAAAGCTGACCGATTCAGGGCGCATGATTATTGTGGACGAAGCCGAGCAGTTGTCCACCAAATCGCTGGAAATTTTGCGCCGTTTGCACGACAAGGCTGGGATTGGGCTGGTGTTGGTGGGTATGCCCCGATTGTTGAGCAATTTATTGGGTAAACGTGGCGAATTGGCGCAGTTGTATTCGCGCATTGGTTTGCATTTACCTTTGCCCGATAAGGTTGCCAACAATGAATTGGCTCAAATTGCACGATTGACTTTGTCAAATTTACCCGAAGATGCACTAAAAGAATTGGTGTTGATGGTTAATGGTAGCCCACGCAGATTATGGAAAGCGATGAATTTGGTGCATGGCATGAGCCAAAATCACAACGAACCAATTAACGTGGATATGGTGCATGAAGCCAAGCGGATGTTAGTGCAGTATGAAGGGGGATGATGCGATGAGTAAGCGGAAATATCCACGCATAAAAAAATGTACCTGTTGCGGTAGAAGTTTATTTTTAAGGCGTTTTAAGCGTATCAATCTTAAAGGTAAGCGGTTGAATGATTGGGCAGACGTTTGTTTGCGTTGTGAGCTAGAACTTTCAGGCAGCCTGAAACGAAGTTCAGCGTAGTTAAAACAAGCGAAGCGCGTTTCGCTAAAACCTAATCCCTTGATACGGCAATATATTTTTTTACCTTGCGATTTTTATAAGCTATTGAAATAAAAGGAAGTATAAAAATGAAATGGACTTTTTAATCCGAAAAATGCGTGATGACGTGATGCGCCATTTACCTGTTTTTTGGCTAGGTGTGGTGTTTGGTGCAGTGTTAGCAGCGATGCCATTGGCATTGGCAAATCCACAGCCTGAACCACCCTTACCCAATTATTCAGCAGCCATGCTAGCACAGCAGCCTGAAAAGAATTGTGATGAATTATGGGAAAAACCATACAGCGATTTGACCGCAGCAGAACGTGAAGCGCGGTATGAATGCGATGAAGAAGAAGCGATTTGGCAGCGAGATTTAGAGCGAGCCGAATTGCGTGAATATGGATATTAGGAGAGTGTGATGAAAATCAATGAAAGCA
This genomic interval carries:
- a CDS encoding Mu transposase C-terminal domain-containing protein, with product MKSLYSNHTAFLSAAELAKMSLPSLPKTPKGIAEKAKREKWATRKRAKIGGGLEFAVSSLPSLVRLEIERQQANQLNQQLIQLEQPNSGSLNAPKAKKSRAKSKDLPTVHRPEDTQLALDLADPNTAVKSLNFKQKDCANARMAIVADVLSIGDTLNLSQNQAVAYFLEQMREGTLPERIAHLIPIANARSNNKRDLSKRTLMGWVLSYKQADKSPNAKLLALAPRATKIESSPLALWWMRDFMHIHRVPQKPKLAHSYEKFVKLYQQKQDFDMKLLPSLDAVRHAWKKLPEIIRERGRRTGSQYKQLLPYVKRDWTTHINPNQVWIIDGHSFKARVRHMEHGQPFVPEITFVIDGCTRKIVGFSIALAESSKAVADALRMGLRHGGLPVIIYSDNGKGELTGLCPRLDITHQTGIAGSPQGRGVIEGLWDSTLIKQAKTYPTYHGKDMDTSAGHLMYRKTESWAKAERDGKKLTDEQQKYKAMCPTWQQFYTDLLATIDEYNHRPHRTLPKKDNGEHYNPTEYWAYRMAQVPIDEQPEILSEDELALLERSMDIRTPYRGWIRFNNQGYFLADLAQHEGEKVLIAYDWDKPQDIVVYHLDGRLIGTAILNGNTRDAFPNVKSMAQTQKENRAKTQITRLKNKAKRIEMDLNGGNIIESTPDFGKWLPDLVATNDVDFAKIPAVETVEVWEAESEQPKKKYLPF
- a CDS encoding XRE family transcriptional regulator translates to MDVNIEFAERMAEVLKIFNGNVSELARQAGIKPPSAKRWLTGESDPQMSNLVKLARAAGVNVQWLATGEGAQYPNQTPESVQQNEDVIMQAAFQNSLHKTDELLALLQANKRKERASVNGINGLCDTRGNPVDIDDFVFIPYYNVELSAGRGSWVESEEPTHSLAFRADWLRRFVRAPLDKLSVVKVKGDSMVNVFNDKDTILIDHTQVEPHDGLYAIRLGNDVFVKRLQRLVNKVVIISANPEYPPFEINLDDENFAVIGRVVWLGRLL
- the rnpA gene encoding ribonuclease P protein component, which gives rise to MDNRFGKAYRLLKTEDFSSVFAFKKQRSRSLIQVMQSDNNAFGHARLGLVVSKKAAKRANRRNFMKRVIRDWFRCNKHQLPARDYVVRVRVAFDADTVAEARQQLAELMLPRK
- a CDS encoding AAA family ATPase, whose translation is MTLQEQLNQFMQAHNIKQETVARGVGVSSAVISQWRQGKYMGNNEEVDAKVTAYLERELGKLSKPELTQVFVNTTTAQKMLDMLRLTHLSRENGLLYAQAGTGKTTTIRHYAQQYPDVILIEADVTDTPSVVLKNIAKKIGTSTSGSLNDIKEGILEKLTDSGRMIIVDEAEQLSTKSLEILRRLHDKAGIGLVLVGMPRLLSNLLGKRGELAQLYSRIGLHLPLPDKVANNELAQIARLTLSNLPEDALKELVLMVNGSPRRLWKAMNLVHGMSQNHNEPINVDMVHEAKRMLVQYEGG
- a CDS encoding helix-turn-helix domain-containing protein: MQKNSAKQTPKDWHRADVVAALKRKGWTVRALSRRHQLSEYTLYTALDRSYPKGERIIAEALGLSVQDIWPEREAKRQFQPSLQSVSIA
- the rpmH gene encoding 50S ribosomal protein L34: MKRTYQPSVTKRKRTHGFLVRSKTRGGRAVLAARRAKGRKRLAV